One Mangrovimonas cancribranchiae DNA segment encodes these proteins:
- the sufB gene encoding Fe-S cluster assembly protein SufB produces MSKYTEDDLREELKTKEYEYGFYTDIESETFPVGLNEDIVRAISKKKNEPEWMTEWRLEAFRVWQDMIEPDWANVHYDKPDFQAISYYSAPNKKPKYESLDEVDPELLDTFNKLGISLDEQKKLAGVAVDVVMDSVSVATTFKKTLAEKGIIFCSISEAIQEHPELVKKYIGTVVPKKDNFYAALNSAVFSDGSFCYIPKGVRCPMELSTYFRINQAGTGQFERTLVVADEGSYVSYLEGCTAPMRDENQLHAAVVELIALDDAEIKYSTVQNWYPGNAEGKGGVFNFVTKRGLCEKNAKISWTQVETGSAVTWKYPSCVLKGDNSVGEFYSIAVTNNYQQADTGTKMIHLGKNTKSTIISKGISAGKSQNSYRGLVQVNSRAENARNFSQCDSLLMGNECGAHTFPYIENKNQTSQIEHEATTSKIGEDQIFYCNQRGIDTEKAIALIVNGFSKEVLNKLPMEFAVEAQKLLEISLEGSVG; encoded by the coding sequence ATGAGCAAGTATACCGAAGACGATTTAAGAGAAGAACTTAAAACCAAAGAATACGAGTATGGGTTTTACACCGATATAGAATCGGAAACATTCCCTGTGGGTTTAAATGAAGATATCGTTCGTGCTATTTCAAAGAAAAAGAACGAACCAGAGTGGATGACCGAGTGGCGTTTGGAAGCCTTTCGTGTTTGGCAAGATATGATAGAACCCGATTGGGCTAACGTACATTATGACAAACCCGATTTTCAAGCCATTTCGTATTATTCGGCACCAAATAAAAAACCTAAATACGAAAGCTTAGATGAAGTCGATCCAGAATTGTTAGATACATTTAACAAGCTTGGTATCTCTCTAGACGAACAAAAAAAACTAGCTGGTGTTGCCGTAGATGTTGTTATGGATTCGGTTTCCGTAGCCACAACATTCAAAAAAACATTAGCAGAAAAAGGCATTATTTTCTGTTCCATTTCCGAAGCCATTCAAGAACACCCAGAATTGGTCAAGAAATACATTGGTACCGTTGTTCCTAAAAAGGACAACTTTTATGCGGCATTAAATAGCGCTGTATTTAGCGACGGTAGTTTCTGTTATATTCCTAAAGGCGTACGATGCCCAATGGAATTATCTACGTATTTCCGTATCAACCAAGCAGGAACAGGACAATTTGAAAGAACCCTTGTTGTAGCCGATGAAGGCAGCTATGTAAGTTACCTTGAAGGTTGTACGGCACCAATGCGTGACGAAAACCAACTACACGCCGCTGTGGTTGAATTAATTGCTTTGGATGACGCCGAAATAAAATACTCTACCGTACAAAACTGGTATCCAGGAAATGCAGAAGGGAAAGGTGGCGTATTCAATTTTGTAACCAAACGTGGGTTGTGCGAGAAAAACGCTAAAATCTCTTGGACACAAGTTGAAACAGGAAGCGCCGTAACTTGGAAGTACCCAAGCTGTGTGCTAAAAGGAGATAATTCTGTGGGTGAGTTTTACTCCATAGCAGTAACCAACAATTACCAACAAGCCGATACAGGTACCAAAATGATTCATTTGGGAAAAAACACCAAATCAACCATTATTTCAAAAGGTATTTCTGCAGGAAAATCGCAAAACAGTTACCGTGGATTAGTTCAGGTTAATTCTCGTGCCGAAAACGCCCGTAACTTTTCACAATGCGATAGTTTATTAATGGGTAACGAATGTGGTGCACACACTTTTCCATACATAGAAAATAAAAACCAAACTTCACAGATAGAGCACGAAGCAACAACTAGTAAAATTGGTGAAGATCAAATTTTTTACTGTAACCAACGTGGTATAGATACCGAAAAAGCCATTGCTTTAATAGTAAATGGTTTCAGTAAAGAAGTATTGAACAAATTACCCATGGAATTTGCTGTAGAAGCGCAAAAGCTATTGGAAATAAGCTTGGAAGGATCTGTAGGATAA
- a CDS encoding iron-sulfur cluster assembly accessory protein produces the protein MIKVSESAKKKVIELMTEDGYNAETDFVRVGVKSGGCSGLSYDLKFDKEQLEGDKVFEDNDVRIIVDKKSFLYLIGTTLEYSGGLNGSGFVFNNPNANRTCGCGESFSL, from the coding sequence ATGATAAAAGTATCGGAATCAGCTAAAAAGAAAGTCATTGAATTGATGACTGAAGACGGCTATAACGCTGAGACAGACTTTGTTCGCGTTGGTGTGAAAAGTGGCGGTTGTTCTGGTTTATCATACGATTTAAAATTTGATAAAGAACAGCTAGAAGGCGATAAAGTTTTTGAAGATAACGACGTAAGAATTATTGTTGACAAAAAAAGCTTTTTGTACCTTATAGGAACCACATTAGAATATTCAGGCGGATTAAACGGCTCAGGGTTTGTTTTTAACAATCCCAACGCCAATAGAACCTGTGGATGTGGCGAATCATTTTCACTGTAA
- a CDS encoding cytochrome c peroxidase has protein sequence MKNRWYIHIIIIFLFSSCSSSSSDNDYIPTQNTPTPSPLNIPQVFEDNIIAPIIPIDNPQTVEGIALGKKLFFDPILSVDFSQACASCHLPQNAFTDSNTFSTGVNGDLGTRNSMPLFNLAWNYDENFFWDGRAFRLEHQALQPVTDPTEMANTWSEVVTRLNNHEEYPELFKAAFGNQDITKELTTKAIAQFERTLISANSKFDQFLLGQATLTPQEQNGLNIFMDEDRGDCFHCHGNPNNPLWTDNAFHNNGLDTTFSDNGLGQITGDPADNGKFKSPSLRNLAYTAPYMHDGRFTTLDEVINHYSEGLQDSPTIDPLMKKIDQGGVQLTDQDKADLKAFLLTLSDPSFINNPNFSNQ, from the coding sequence ATGAAAAACCGCTGGTATATTCATATTATAATCATATTTCTATTTAGTTCTTGCTCAAGTAGCAGTTCCGATAATGATTATATACCAACGCAAAACACCCCAACACCGTCGCCATTAAACATCCCTCAAGTTTTTGAAGACAATATTATAGCTCCAATAATCCCCATAGATAATCCACAAACAGTTGAAGGCATAGCTTTAGGAAAAAAACTATTTTTCGATCCCATTCTATCTGTAGATTTTAGTCAAGCATGTGCAAGTTGCCACTTACCCCAAAATGCGTTTACAGATAGTAATACATTTAGTACTGGTGTAAATGGCGATTTAGGTACAAGAAATTCTATGCCACTATTCAACCTTGCCTGGAATTACGACGAAAACTTTTTTTGGGATGGCAGAGCCTTTAGATTAGAACATCAAGCCTTACAACCTGTTACCGATCCTACCGAAATGGCAAATACGTGGAGCGAAGTGGTTACTAGATTAAATAATCATGAAGAATATCCAGAGCTTTTTAAAGCTGCATTTGGCAACCAAGATATCACCAAAGAATTAACAACCAAAGCCATTGCGCAATTTGAAAGAACCTTAATTTCTGCTAATTCTAAATTCGATCAATTTTTATTGGGGCAAGCGACGTTAACACCTCAAGAACAAAACGGACTTAATATTTTTATGGATGAAGATCGTGGCGATTGTTTTCATTGCCATGGTAATCCAAACAATCCATTGTGGACGGATAATGCCTTTCATAACAATGGATTAGACACCACTTTTTCAGATAATGGCTTAGGGCAAATTACGGGCGACCCAGCCGATAATGGTAAATTTAAATCACCCTCATTACGAAACCTAGCCTATACAGCACCTTACATGCACGACGGACGTTTTACTACATTAGACGAGGTTATAAATCACTACAGCGAAGGCCTGCAAGACTCCCCTACGATTGACCCTTTAATGAAAAAAATAGATCAAGGCGGTGTACAACTTACAGATCAAGATAAAGCCGATTTAAAAGCATTTTTACTCACACTTTCAGATCCATCCTTTATTAACAACCCAAACTTCTCAAATCAATAG
- a CDS encoding MbnP family protein, translating to MKKIAYILFLGMLTFSCSEDNDDKLGSNNINVTPTFTFTQNWDGTAITSSDIENTQYTNANGEVLTITRLRYLLSHFELLDENGNTTPLQGYQLIDLSDAETYNFIPTSAVTPGSYTLKFVYGFNEADNIDGAYTDLNSASWNWPEMLGGGYHFLQFDGQYNVNTTTPMPFNYHNGTAMVSEDNFEQNFVAFEFPTEIPISETTTIEIQFNLAELFKNPNLWDLNIYNTPLMPNYEAQKMMQENIASAFTLGEITQ from the coding sequence ATGAAAAAAATAGCTTACATACTCTTTTTAGGGATGCTTACTTTCTCTTGTAGTGAAGACAATGACGACAAACTAGGCAGCAACAACATTAATGTTACTCCCACATTTACCTTTACGCAAAATTGGGATGGCACAGCAATTACTTCTTCCGATATTGAAAACACGCAATACACCAATGCTAATGGCGAAGTACTAACTATTACACGACTTAGATATTTGCTTTCTCATTTTGAGCTATTAGACGAAAACGGTAATACAACACCATTACAAGGCTATCAACTCATCGATTTATCCGATGCTGAAACATATAATTTTATCCCCACAAGTGCTGTTACACCAGGAAGCTACACCTTAAAATTTGTTTACGGATTTAACGAAGCAGATAATATTGATGGCGCCTATACCGATTTAAATTCGGCATCTTGGAATTGGCCAGAAATGTTAGGCGGTGGTTATCATTTTTTACAATTTGACGGGCAATACAACGTTAATACTACAACGCCAATGCCTTTTAATTATCATAATGGTACCGCTATGGTTAGCGAAGACAATTTTGAACAAAACTTTGTTGCTTTTGAGTTTCCAACAGAAATACCTATTTCGGAAACCACAACAATTGAAATTCAATTTAATCTTGCCGAACTATTCAAAAACCCTAATTTATGGGATTTAAATATTTACAACACACCTTTAATGCCTAATTACGAGGCACAAAAAATGATGCAAGAAAACATTGCTTCTGCATTCACATTAGGAGAGATTACACAATAA
- a CDS encoding choice-of-anchor B family protein — protein sequence MITKKSIIKTLLITLSFSVILSCDNEPVAEIAVIDTDNDGVPDSEDNCPQIANANQADTNGNGIGDACESNTPQPLAECIDGMADIYPCEGYDLIGYMSLDELAEPNAEGNDCWGWTDPITGKEYGLICSTQGTAFVDISNPTQPQLIGKLASANPGNNGNIWRDVKVYNNHAFIVSEATGHGMQVFDLTRLRNITQAQDFTADTHFTDFGSAHNIVINEDSGYAYIVGTSRSGTYAGGPLFINIQNPLSPISEGGLHDYAHDAQVITYNGPDNDYLGQEILIGSNEDEIVIANVSDKSNPTIISTIAYNNIGYVHQGWFTENMEYFILGDELDEQYYGNNTRTLVFNFSDLDNPSFHLDYLGPTPAIDHNGYVKNNTFFLANYSAGVRFINTSNLDSGSMTESGYFDTYPESNSANFQGAWSVYPYFSSGNIIVSDIDRGLFIIRRQN from the coding sequence ATGATTACAAAAAAAAGCATCATAAAAACGCTATTAATAACACTTAGTTTTAGTGTTATTTTATCTTGTGATAACGAACCTGTGGCTGAAATTGCCGTAATTGATACAGATAACGATGGTGTTCCAGATAGTGAAGATAATTGCCCACAAATAGCCAATGCAAATCAAGCAGATACCAACGGAAATGGCATTGGCGATGCATGCGAGAGCAACACACCGCAACCACTTGCAGAATGTATTGATGGGATGGCAGATATTTACCCTTGCGAAGGCTACGATCTTATTGGCTACATGTCTTTAGATGAACTAGCCGAACCTAATGCAGAAGGCAATGATTGTTGGGGATGGACAGACCCTATTACAGGCAAAGAATATGGACTAATATGTTCAACTCAAGGGACTGCTTTTGTGGATATTTCTAATCCAACACAACCACAACTTATAGGAAAACTAGCCAGTGCCAATCCAGGGAATAATGGTAATATTTGGCGCGATGTTAAAGTGTATAACAACCATGCTTTTATTGTAAGTGAAGCCACGGGACACGGTATGCAAGTTTTCGATCTTACAAGATTAAGAAACATAACACAAGCCCAAGACTTTACAGCCGATACACATTTTACCGATTTTGGTAGCGCACACAACATTGTAATTAACGAAGATTCTGGTTACGCATACATTGTTGGAACCTCAAGAAGTGGTACGTATGCCGGTGGGCCACTTTTCATCAATATTCAAAATCCACTATCACCAATTAGCGAAGGTGGGTTACATGATTATGCTCACGACGCACAAGTTATTACCTACAATGGCCCTGACAATGATTACTTAGGACAAGAGATTTTAATTGGAAGTAATGAAGACGAAATAGTTATTGCCAATGTTAGCGATAAAAGCAACCCTACAATCATTTCAACCATCGCCTACAATAATATTGGCTATGTACACCAAGGATGGTTTACCGAAAATATGGAATACTTTATTTTAGGTGATGAGTTAGACGAGCAATATTACGGCAACAATACAAGAACCTTAGTTTTTAATTTTTCAGATTTAGACAATCCTTCTTTTCATTTAGATTATTTAGGACCAACACCTGCAATAGATCATAATGGCTATGTAAAAAACAACACCTTTTTCCTAGCAAATTATAGTGCTGGTGTTCGATTTATTAATACTTCCAACCTTGACTCAGGCTCCATGACCGAATCTGGATATTTCGACACTTACCCTGAAAGTAATTCAGCTAATTTTCAAGGTGCTTGGAGTGTTTACCCATATTTTTCTAGTGGTAATATTATTGTAAGCGATATTGATAGAGGACTGTTTATTATTAGAAGACAGAATTAA